From one Campylobacter suis genomic stretch:
- the purB gene encoding adenylosuccinate lyase — protein sequence MVQRYSREIMAKNWSIEAKYSAWLKVEKAAVKAWNKLGFISDDDCDKICKNASFNVDRIDEIEKVTKHDVIAFLTSVSESLGDESRFVHYGMTSSDCIDTAVALQIRDSIELIEADIDELLDALKQRANEHKNTLMVGRSHGIHGEPITFGLVLVIWFDEIKRAKELISHAKKVISVGMISGAMGNFAHAPLELEELTCEELGLGVAPASNQVIQRDRYAQVMNAIAILASSCEKIAVAIRHYQRTEVYEAEEYFSPGQKGSSAMPHKRNPVLSENVTGLCRMLRSYALPAMENVALWHERDISHSSVERFILPDAFITADFMLARLTNLVKNLVVYPENMMKNLNLTGGLVFSQRVLLQLPQRGISREDAYKIVQRNAMKVWADLQGGKPALNANGESLFLQNLLADEDLARSLSADEIKECFEYEYYTKNVDRIFARVFGD from the coding sequence ATGGTACAACGCTACTCTCGCGAGATAATGGCAAAAAATTGGAGCATTGAGGCAAAATATAGTGCATGGCTAAAAGTCGAAAAGGCGGCTGTAAAAGCGTGGAATAAACTGGGCTTTATCAGCGATGATGATTGTGATAAAATTTGTAAAAATGCTAGTTTTAATGTCGATAGAATCGATGAGATAGAAAAAGTTACAAAGCACGATGTGATCGCGTTTTTAACAAGTGTGAGCGAGAGTTTGGGCGATGAGAGTAGATTTGTGCATTATGGTATGACTTCAAGCGATTGTATCGATACTGCTGTAGCCCTTCAAATTCGCGATAGTATCGAGCTAATCGAAGCCGATATCGATGAGCTACTTGACGCACTAAAACAGCGCGCGAACGAGCATAAAAATACGCTAATGGTAGGCAGAAGCCATGGAATTCACGGCGAACCGATAACTTTTGGGCTGGTTTTGGTGATCTGGTTTGATGAGATAAAACGCGCCAAAGAACTCATCTCACACGCAAAAAAGGTCATCAGCGTAGGCATGATAAGCGGAGCGATGGGAAATTTCGCACACGCACCGCTCGAGCTTGAAGAGCTTACATGCGAAGAGCTAGGACTTGGCGTCGCACCCGCGTCAAATCAAGTCATACAACGCGACCGCTACGCACAGGTGATGAACGCAATCGCCATACTCGCGTCAAGTTGCGAGAAGATCGCGGTTGCCATTCGCCACTATCAACGCACCGAAGTTTATGAGGCGGAGGAGTATTTTAGCCCAGGGCAAAAGGGCAGCTCTGCGATGCCACACAAACGAAACCCAGTCCTAAGCGAAAATGTAACTGGACTTTGCAGAATGCTACGTTCATACGCACTTCCAGCGATGGAGAATGTCGCCCTATGGCATGAGCGCGACATCAGCCACAGCTCGGTCGAGAGATTTATACTGCCAGATGCGTTTATAACGGCTGATTTTATGCTCGCACGCCTTACAAATTTAGTTAAAAACCTAGTCGTCTATCCTGAAAATATGATGAAAAATTTAAATCTAACTGGCGGTCTTGTATTCTCTCAGCGTGTGCTTTTGCAACTTCCACAGCGTGGGATCTCTCGCGAAGATGCATATAAGATCGTGCAGCGAAACGCGATGAAGGTCTGGGCAGATCTGCAAGGCGGCAAACCAGCGCTAAATGCAAATGGCGAAAGCTTGTTTTTACAAAATTTACTAGCCGATGAAGATCTAGCACGCTCACTCTCGGCAGACGAGATAAAAGAGTGCTTTGAGTATGAATACTACACAAAAAATGTAGATAGAATTTTTGCTAGGGTGTTTGGGGACTGA
- a CDS encoding ribonucleoside-diphosphate reductase subunit alpha: MKVLKRNGRTEELDISKIKKYTTEAVAGLENVSLSELEVDAKIQFRDMITTEEIQQTLIKTAVEKIDIDRPNWTFVAARLFLYDLYHKVTGFSGYNHLREYLEKGEKAGRIVPGLKEKYDLDDLNAYIRPERDLQFAYLGIKTLYDRYLIKDQKGAPIELPQQMFMAIAMFLAQNELDSQGWAKKFYDLISKFEVMLATPTLSNARTPRHQLSSCYIGSTPDNIEGIFDSYKEMALLSKFGGGIGWDWSKVRAMGGSIDGHKNAAGGIIPFLKVTNDIAVAVDQLGTRKGAIAVYIEPWHMDVGDFIDLRKNSGEERRRAHELFPALWINDLFMKRVGANDKWTLFDPAQTADLCDLYGEEFEKRYVEYENNDDIQKNVVMAKELWKKILTSYFETGMPFLGFKDSANKVNPNDHTGIIRSSNLCTEIFQNTEPNYYKIKITFANAEVRLYDEEEDVKVDSGIVKKAKKLSALDSIDGVEIFIVEKEAEAGKTAVCNLASINLSKINTKADIARVVPIAVRMLDNVIDLNFYPHKKVKDTNLDTRAIGLGVMGEAEMLATKQVKWGSYDHLSLIDSIMENISYQAIYASSNLAVEKGIYPTYEGSKWSRGIFPIDSANENAKALVTRGGLFDEDGCDWEKLRVKVKADGMRNGYLMAIAPTSSISILVGTTQTIEPVYKRKWFEHNLSGMIPNVVPNLSPDTWQYYTPAYELDQRVLIKAGAIRQKWIDQGQSLNIFMSLDKASGGYLSEIYTLAWQLGLKSTYYLRSESPDSEKVNNIADRSIECEGCQ; this comes from the coding sequence TTGAAAGTATTAAAACGCAATGGAAGAACAGAAGAGCTAGATATCAGTAAGATCAAAAAATACACAACAGAAGCGGTGGCTGGACTAGAAAATGTCAGTCTAAGCGAGCTTGAAGTTGATGCAAAGATCCAGTTTCGCGACATGATAACCACCGAAGAAATTCAGCAAACTCTCATAAAAACGGCAGTTGAAAAGATCGATATCGATCGTCCAAACTGGACATTTGTCGCAGCAAGGCTATTTTTGTATGATTTGTATCATAAAGTGACTGGATTTAGCGGCTATAACCACCTTCGAGAATACCTAGAAAAGGGAGAAAAAGCGGGTCGCATCGTGCCGGGATTAAAAGAAAAATACGACCTTGACGATCTAAACGCCTATATTCGCCCAGAGCGTGACTTACAGTTTGCATACCTTGGCATTAAAACGCTTTACGATCGCTACCTCATCAAAGATCAAAAGGGAGCGCCGATCGAGCTTCCGCAGCAGATGTTTATGGCGATTGCGATGTTTTTAGCTCAAAACGAGCTTGACTCACAAGGCTGGGCGAAGAAATTTTATGATCTTATCAGCAAATTTGAGGTCATGTTAGCCACTCCAACACTTTCAAACGCAAGAACCCCGCGCCATCAGCTAAGCTCATGCTACATAGGCTCAACACCTGATAACATCGAAGGCATTTTTGACAGCTACAAAGAGATGGCTTTACTCTCAAAATTTGGCGGAGGGATCGGCTGGGATTGGAGCAAAGTGCGTGCAATGGGTGGCAGCATCGACGGACATAAAAATGCAGCTGGCGGGATAATACCATTTCTAAAAGTCACAAACGATATCGCAGTCGCTGTCGATCAGCTGGGCACTAGAAAGGGTGCTATAGCTGTATATATCGAGCCGTGGCATATGGATGTGGGTGACTTTATCGACCTTCGCAAGAACTCAGGCGAAGAGCGCCGCAGAGCACACGAGCTTTTCCCGGCACTTTGGATAAATGATTTGTTTATGAAAAGGGTTGGGGCAAATGACAAATGGACGCTTTTTGACCCAGCTCAAACTGCCGATCTTTGCGATTTATACGGCGAAGAGTTTGAAAAACGATATGTAGAGTATGAAAATAACGATGACATACAAAAAAATGTCGTTATGGCAAAAGAGCTCTGGAAGAAAATTTTAACTAGCTATTTTGAGACCGGTATGCCATTTCTTGGTTTTAAAGATAGCGCAAATAAAGTAAATCCAAATGACCATACAGGTATCATCAGAAGCTCAAACCTTTGCACAGAAATTTTCCAAAATACAGAACCAAATTATTATAAAATCAAGATCACATTTGCAAATGCAGAAGTTAGACTATATGATGAGGAAGAGGATGTCAAAGTTGATAGTGGCATAGTAAAAAAAGCAAAAAAACTATCCGCACTTGATAGCATTGATGGGGTTGAAATTTTCATAGTAGAAAAAGAGGCCGAAGCTGGCAAAACAGCGGTATGCAACCTAGCAAGCATAAATTTAAGCAAAATCAACACCAAAGCCGACATAGCTCGTGTCGTGCCAATAGCTGTGCGTATGCTAGATAATGTCATAGATCTAAATTTCTACCCGCACAAAAAAGTAAAAGATACAAACCTAGACACCCGTGCTATCGGGCTTGGCGTAATGGGCGAAGCTGAGATGTTGGCTACAAAGCAAGTCAAATGGGGAAGCTACGATCACCTATCACTCATCGATAGCATAATGGAAAACATAAGCTATCAAGCCATCTATGCAAGCTCAAACCTAGCCGTAGAAAAGGGTATATATCCAACTTATGAGGGCTCAAAGTGGAGCAGGGGAATTTTCCCTATAGATAGTGCAAATGAAAACGCAAAAGCACTGGTAACTCGTGGCGGGCTATTTGACGAAGATGGTTGTGACTGGGAGAAGTTGCGTGTTAAAGTAAAAGCAGATGGTATGCGAAACGGTTATCTTATGGCTATCGCACCGACCAGCTCTATAAGTATCCTTGTAGGCACCACGCAAACTATCGAGCCTGTGTATAAACGCAAATGGTTCGAGCATAACCTAAGCGGCATGATACCAAACGTCGTACCAAACCTAAGCCCTGACACATGGCAGTACTACACGCCAGCCTACGAGCTAGATCAGCGCGTGCTTATCAAGGCTGGTGCGATCCGCCAAAAATGGATAGATCAAGGACAAAGCCTAAATATATTTATGAGCCTTGATAAGGCAAGTGGTGGCTATCTAAGCGAAATTTACACCCTTGCGTGGCAACTCGGATTAAAATCAACCTACTACCTACGCTCTGAAAGCCCAGATAGCGAAAAGGTAAATAACATCGCCGACCGCTCGATAGAGTGCGAGGGATGTCAGTAA
- the thrS gene encoding threonine--tRNA ligase: MSEIIAYKLNGEIIDTQSIAGRESMAEPIYFDNSKDALHVIRHSCAHLMAQAILSLYPKAKFFVGPNVEDGFYYDFRVDEDGTKLGESDLEAIEKKMKELAELKNDLVKTCSTKATMVEKFKNDDLKQEVLKRIPDGEVSSYSQGDFEDLCRGPHLPNTKFLRFFKLTRVAGAYLGGDESREMLNRIYGTAYADKESLKEHMRIIEEAKKRDHRKLGVEMKLFSFDEEVGGGLAFWLPNGGRLRSKLEQLLYKAHRDRGYEPVRGPELLKADVWKKSGHYANYKENMYFTTIDETEYGIKPMNCVGHIKVYQTDIRSYRDLPLKFFEYGVVHRHEKSGALHGLFRVREFAQDDSHIFCMPHQIKENILEILSFAGKIMENFGFEYEMEISTKPEKAIGDDEIWETATKALKEALDENGFKYGIDEGGGAFYGPKIDIKITDALKRKWQCGTIQVDFNLPERFDLGYIDSNNERQRPVMLHRALLGSFERFIGILLEHTAGELPFFIAPTQVVIVPISDAHLDYAKKVAKELRKINVDSEIASKNESLNKRIRTAEKQRVPMIVVLGDSEVANESIALRDRHAREQRELGLTEFVKELEAKVAEVKF; the protein is encoded by the coding sequence ATGAGCGAGATTATCGCGTATAAACTAAACGGTGAGATCATCGATACTCAAAGTATCGCGGGTCGCGAAAGTATGGCAGAGCCTATATATTTTGATAACTCAAAAGACGCACTTCATGTCATTCGCCACTCCTGTGCACATCTTATGGCACAGGCGATTTTGAGCCTATATCCAAAAGCAAAATTCTTTGTCGGACCAAATGTCGAAGATGGATTTTATTATGATTTTCGCGTTGATGAAGATGGCACAAAGCTTGGCGAGAGCGACTTAGAGGCGATAGAAAAAAAGATGAAAGAGCTGGCTGAGCTTAAAAATGACCTTGTTAAAACCTGCTCAACAAAAGCCACTATGGTAGAGAAATTTAAAAATGATGACTTAAAACAAGAGGTGTTAAAACGCATACCAGATGGCGAAGTTTCAAGCTATAGCCAAGGAGATTTTGAAGATCTTTGTAGAGGTCCGCACCTTCCAAATACAAAATTTTTACGATTTTTTAAGCTAACTCGTGTGGCGGGTGCGTATCTTGGCGGAGATGAGAGCCGCGAAATGCTAAATAGAATTTACGGCACAGCCTATGCGGACAAAGAGAGCCTAAAAGAGCATATGCGTATCATTGAAGAGGCTAAAAAGCGCGACCACCGAAAGCTTGGTGTAGAGATGAAGCTATTTAGTTTTGATGAAGAGGTCGGAGGAGGTCTTGCATTTTGGCTGCCAAATGGCGGACGACTTCGCTCAAAACTAGAACAACTTCTTTACAAGGCACATAGAGACAGAGGCTATGAGCCCGTGCGAGGGCCTGAGCTTTTAAAGGCTGATGTCTGGAAAAAATCAGGGCACTATGCAAACTACAAAGAAAATATGTATTTTACAACGATAGATGAGACCGAGTATGGTATCAAGCCTATGAACTGCGTAGGGCATATTAAGGTTTATCAAACAGATATTCGTAGTTATCGTGATTTACCGCTTAAATTTTTTGAGTATGGCGTTGTTCATCGTCATGAAAAAAGCGGTGCCTTACACGGACTTTTTCGTGTAAGAGAATTTGCACAAGATGACTCACATATCTTTTGTATGCCACATCAGATCAAGGAAAATATCCTTGAAATTTTAAGTTTTGCTGGAAAGATTATGGAGAATTTTGGCTTTGAGTATGAGATGGAAATTTCAACCAAGCCAGAAAAAGCCATCGGAGATGATGAAATTTGGGAAACAGCTACAAAAGCACTCAAAGAAGCACTCGATGAAAATGGCTTTAAATACGGCATAGACGAAGGTGGTGGTGCATTTTATGGGCCAAAGATAGACATTAAGATAACTGACGCTTTAAAGCGAAAGTGGCAGTGCGGAACTATACAGGTTGATTTTAACCTGCCAGAAAGATTTGACCTAGGATATATAGATAGCAACAACGAGCGCCAACGCCCAGTTATGTTGCACCGCGCACTTCTTGGAAGCTTTGAGCGATTTATAGGAATTTTACTAGAACACACTGCTGGCGAACTTCCATTTTTCATCGCACCTACACAAGTTGTGATCGTGCCTATCTCTGATGCCCACTTAGACTACGCTAAAAAGGTAGCAAAAGAGCTAAGAAAGATAAATGTAGATAGCGAAATAGCAAGTAAAAATGAAAGCTTAAATAAAAGAATACGAACGGCTGAAAAGCAAAGGGTGCCTATGATAGTTGTGCTTGGTGATAGCGAAGTGGCAAATGAAAGCATCGCACTAAGAGACCGTCATGCAAGAGAGCAAAGAGAGCTTGGCTTAACGGAGTTTGTAAAAGAGCTTGAAGCAAAAGTGGCTGAGGTTAAATTTTGA
- the infC gene encoding translation initiation factor IF-3 — translation MSKEQEVLLNEDIRASEVRCVGDDGTAYGVISRNEALKIAEKMGLDLVLIAPDAKPPVCKIMDYGKFRYQQEKKQKEAKKKQKVIEVKELKLSVKIAQNDINFKVKHALEFLSEGKHVKFRVFLKGREMAQPEAGVVMLNKVWEMVKDHAERDKEPNIEGRYVNMLVVPKKA, via the coding sequence TTGAGTAAAGAACAAGAAGTGTTGCTCAACGAAGACATAAGAGCGAGCGAGGTTAGGTGTGTGGGCGATGATGGCACAGCTTATGGTGTCATATCAAGAAATGAAGCTTTAAAGATAGCCGAGAAAATGGGGCTTGACTTGGTGCTTATCGCACCTGATGCAAAGCCACCAGTTTGTAAAATAATGGACTACGGCAAATTCCGCTATCAGCAAGAAAAAAAGCAAAAAGAGGCCAAGAAAAAACAAAAAGTTATCGAGGTCAAAGAGCTTAAACTCTCAGTCAAAATCGCACAAAATGATATAAATTTTAAAGTCAAACACGCACTTGAATTTCTAAGCGAAGGTAAGCATGTTAAATTTCGTGTATTTTTAAAAGGTCGCGAGATGGCACAGCCAGAAGCTGGCGTAGTCATGCTAAACAAAGTCTGGGAAATGGTAAAAGATCATGCCGAAAGAGATAAAGAGCCAAATATCGAAGGCAGATATGTAAATATGCTAGTAGTGCCTAAAAAGGCGTAA
- a CDS encoding flagellar hook-length control protein FliK, with the protein MQAFSGAKNAIDLLATSNSKKSSPTNKKSGGSGEFLSMVMDAAANKTNKGAALSEKDVKEIVKSVAMQTQQQEQATAEAMSKISEEITNKLDDATKTELYENANFMQLLQVLEILNGNEKISKFPDFSSKIASFLSVPENVEELSNVKSINELLDLAKKFDLGLENIKITKEDVTKLGEMFKNLGKNDFFTPAMPANTINTELKNQVEHTIQKSKPEQAPKLNELLTQVTKVAEPAKTQAPTPEVQLDETSDELVKEAPKTVATDTLNEALKSIPKDGAKEQKVNLQSLLFPERQSGTEEQASEGAFEQTSDNSELNAMVRDIAKNAQSQIQGRLTSQTLSNFSQNLAEQIENYKSPFTRVNITLNPLNLGEVEVLMVNRGNNLHVNFNSTTATMNLFLQHQAEFKANMVNMGFTELQMNFSDQNQKQQEQGKRTYKNLDNSEFDGEDEQNVASLELVIPRYV; encoded by the coding sequence ATGCAAGCTTTTAGTGGTGCAAAAAATGCTATCGATCTGCTAGCTACAAGCAACAGTAAAAAAAGCTCTCCTACTAACAAAAAAAGTGGTGGTAGTGGCGAGTTTTTATCGATGGTTATGGATGCAGCAGCCAACAAGACAAACAAAGGTGCGGCACTTAGCGAAAAAGATGTTAAAGAGATTGTCAAATCCGTTGCCATGCAAACTCAGCAGCAAGAGCAAGCAACAGCTGAAGCTATGAGCAAAATCAGCGAAGAGATCACAAACAAGCTTGATGATGCTACAAAAACAGAGCTTTATGAAAATGCAAATTTTATGCAGCTTTTACAAGTTTTAGAGATACTAAATGGCAATGAAAAGATAAGCAAATTTCCAGACTTTAGCTCAAAGATAGCGAGCTTTCTTAGTGTTCCTGAAAATGTTGAAGAGCTTAGCAATGTTAAAAGTATCAACGAGCTTCTTGATCTGGCTAAGAAATTTGACCTTGGACTTGAAAATATCAAGATAACAAAAGAGGATGTAACCAAACTTGGTGAGATGTTCAAAAATCTTGGCAAAAATGACTTTTTTACACCTGCCATGCCTGCAAATACAATAAATACCGAGCTTAAAAACCAAGTTGAGCATACGATACAAAAGAGTAAGCCAGAGCAAGCACCAAAACTAAACGAGCTTTTAACGCAAGTTACTAAAGTCGCTGAACCCGCTAAAACACAAGCTCCAACACCTGAAGTTCAACTAGATGAGACAAGCGATGAGCTAGTTAAAGAAGCCCCAAAAACAGTGGCAACTGACACACTAAACGAAGCTTTAAAATCTATACCAAAAGATGGTGCAAAAGAGCAAAAGGTAAATTTACAAAGCCTGCTTTTCCCTGAGCGACAAAGTGGCACAGAAGAGCAAGCCAGCGAGGGAGCCTTTGAACAAACGAGCGATAACAGTGAGCTAAATGCCATGGTGCGCGACATAGCCAAAAACGCGCAGTCACAAATACAAGGCAGACTAACATCACAAACACTTAGCAACTTTAGTCAAAATTTAGCCGAGCAGATAGAAAACTACAAGTCGCCTTTTACTAGGGTAAATATCACTCTTAATCCGCTAAATTTAGGTGAAGTAGAGGTATTAATGGTAAATCGCGGTAATAATCTACATGTAAATTTTAACTCAACTACCGCAACCATGAATCTCTTTTTGCAGCACCAAGCGGAATTTAAGGCAAATATGGTAAATATGGGCTTTACAGAGCTACAGATGAACTTTAGTGATCAAAACCAAAAGCAACAAGAGCAGGGCAAAAGAACTTATAAAAATTTAGACAATAGCGAATTTGATGGTGAAGATGAGCAAAATGTAGCTTCGCTAGAGCTTGTCATACCAAGATATGTATAA
- a CDS encoding flagellar basal body rod modification protein: MSTSISDISGQFTSEKLKAKKDAEKLAKADGTNPSAQLDKDAFMTLLLTELKYQDPTAPMDTEKMLTQTSQLATLEMQENTNSTMKELVSQLKSNSSMYALSSLGKMATLGSDSISVKEGETNIKVPIYIPNDLKSGVVEIMDNSASGNVIKSIKVEDLRAGTNTFDWNISKNDGTTAAPGSYRARIRYTDTEGRAQSANYGTYPVESVKFVDGKAQVKIAGEYISTDAIAEYYNAPSIESKASSSTPNQPQPAPSTTPSPATLASDAENALADAAEAAYNSLLNRG; encoded by the coding sequence ATGTCAACAAGCATTTCTGATATATCAGGACAGTTTACATCTGAAAAACTAAAAGCAAAAAAGGATGCTGAAAAGCTAGCTAAAGCGGACGGCACAAACCCGTCAGCACAGCTTGATAAAGATGCGTTTATGACGCTTTTACTTACCGAGTTAAAATATCAAGACCCAACAGCACCCATGGATACTGAAAAGATGCTAACACAAACCAGTCAGCTAGCCACGCTAGAAATGCAAGAAAATACAAACTCAACGATGAAAGAGCTTGTAAGTCAGCTAAAATCAAACTCAAGCATGTATGCGCTAAGTTCGCTTGGTAAGATGGCTACACTTGGAAGTGATTCTATTAGCGTAAAAGAGGGCGAAACAAACATAAAAGTGCCTATTTATATACCAAACGACCTGAAGTCTGGCGTAGTTGAGATCATGGATAATAGCGCAAGTGGCAATGTCATAAAAAGTATAAAAGTAGAAGATCTAAGAGCTGGTACAAATACCTTTGACTGGAATATTTCTAAAAATGATGGCACTACGGCTGCACCTGGTAGCTATAGGGCTAGAATTCGATACACAGACACTGAGGGTAGGGCTCAAAGTGCAAACTACGGCACATACCCAGTTGAGTCTGTAAAATTTGTTGATGGCAAGGCGCAAGTTAAGATAGCAGGCGAATACATCTCAACGGATGCTATAGCTGAGTATTACAACGCGCCGAGCATAGAAAGCAAGGCAAGCTCTAGCACTCCAAACCAGCCACAGCCAGCACCATCTACAACGCCTTCACCAGCAACCCTAGCTAGTGATGCTGAAAATGCACTTGCCGATGCTGCTGAAGCCGCCTATAACTCGCTACTAAATAGAGGATAA
- a CDS encoding flagellar hook-basal body complex protein translates to MMRGFYNGVLGIKTQSVGMDVWSNNISNINNAGFRASRPEYKTVFDQTVYAAGNNPTTDQVGLGATVQTTALNMNTGSFQATENKFDFAIQGDGFFGVNDRHGDTYYTRAGNFDVDAAGNLVDNYGNFVQGTMNTLAPITPSAAAMKQYGSTGATTPAYTVTDLSPLKMAGTDAQTNIKLPSFLYQAASPTTKAIIQGNLNSQRKSENLSLTLDPVSYTATTDDTKKTISISGNAKNSPNVLNFKKGDAVAVKVGDANGKFIDITAWPDENGDWSINDYSLDYMDMASVKVASATLATSQEVANKQKISAELVGANGERNMLNINFTKQLPQVSNATSWDAIATITDQSGSVIATQAGTLVFDENSHLVSTTLSSIGGVALDFGGTGDGSVYDGLRSSVSSGMTNVKTDGYLEGILKEYAMDANSTIVAQMSNGNTFEVAKLGIYHFINDQGLAKIGDNTFTRTVNSGNPYFHTNAAGEYVYGVKLRSSMLEMSNVDLGTALTEVIVTQKAYDASSKSITTSDEMIQTAIQMKK, encoded by the coding sequence ATGATGCGGGGATTTTATAACGGTGTCTTGGGTATAAAAACCCAAAGCGTTGGTATGGATGTTTGGTCAAATAATATATCAAACATCAACAACGCAGGCTTTCGTGCCTCAAGGCCGGAATATAAAACAGTTTTTGACCAAACGGTCTATGCGGCTGGTAACAACCCAACAACAGACCAAGTAGGTCTTGGTGCAACAGTACAAACAACAGCGTTAAATATGAACACAGGTAGCTTTCAAGCTACTGAAAACAAATTTGACTTTGCCATACAAGGGGACGGCTTTTTTGGTGTTAATGACCGACATGGAGACACCTATTATACAAGGGCTGGAAATTTTGATGTAGATGCGGCTGGAAATTTGGTGGATAACTATGGAAATTTTGTTCAAGGCACTATGAACACTTTAGCTCCTATAACCCCAAGTGCTGCTGCTATGAAACAATACGGCTCAACAGGTGCAACCACTCCAGCTTATACTGTAACTGACCTATCTCCGCTTAAGATGGCTGGCACCGATGCACAAACAAACATAAAGCTACCAAGTTTTTTATACCAAGCAGCGAGCCCAACAACAAAAGCTATCATACAAGGAAATTTAAATTCTCAAAGAAAAAGTGAAAATTTAAGCCTTACGCTTGATCCAGTAAGCTACACAGCCACAACAGATGACACAAAAAAGACTATCAGCATAAGTGGAAATGCCAAAAACAGTCCAAATGTCCTAAATTTTAAAAAAGGCGATGCTGTAGCTGTTAAGGTAGGAGATGCTAATGGCAAATTTATAGATATTACCGCATGGCCAGATGAAAATGGCGACTGGAGCATAAACGACTACTCTTTGGACTATATGGATATGGCAAGCGTTAAGGTCGCTTCTGCAACTCTGGCAACATCTCAGGAAGTTGCAAATAAGCAAAAAATTTCAGCTGAGCTTGTAGGAGCAAATGGCGAACGAAATATGCTAAATATAAATTTCACCAAGCAACTTCCACAAGTATCAAACGCAACATCTTGGGATGCTATAGCTACGATAACCGATCAAAGCGGTAGCGTCATAGCAACTCAAGCTGGCACGCTGGTATTTGATGAAAATTCACATCTAGTCTCGACCACACTATCAAGTATTGGTGGCGTAGCGCTTGACTTTGGCGGAACTGGCGACGGCAGTGTTTATGATGGTCTTAGAAGCTCGGTCTCATCTGGCATGACAAATGTAAAAACAGATGGGTATCTGGAGGGAATTTTGAAAGAGTATGCGATGGATGCCAACTCAACCATCGTAGCACAAATGAGTAATGGTAACACCTTTGAGGTTGCAAAGCTTGGGATTTATCACTTCATCAACGATCAAGGTCTAGCAAAAATAGGCGACAACACATTTACAAGAACGGTAAATTCTGGCAATCCCTACTTTCATACCAATGCCGCTGGCGAGTATGTATATGGCGTAAAACTTCGCTCAAGTATGCTTGAGATGAGCAATGTCGATTTAGGTACCGCACTAACTGAAGTCATCGTAACACAAAAAGCCTATGACGCAAGTTCAAAAAGTATCACAACAAGCGATGAGATGATCCAAACAGCTATCCAGATGAAAAAATAA